The Streptomyces sp. NBC_00162 genome window below encodes:
- a CDS encoding GNAT family N-acetyltransferase gives MSSSSNPDLWPVSLRTDRLVLRPIERGDVAALSRLWTDTEVRRHLGGPVTGETLRAREEGCVAAFGAFSVVLASDMSMVGLVSVEPCSPRGGRTEVSYQLLPERWGCGYGREAVAAAMSWALDKVTSQQSEVVAVTQKANERSRRLLESIGMRLVDAFVEWGAEQVMYSMDRTGPGGPALTAIRGYGPPSGRSRASTGPIT, from the coding sequence ATGTCTTCGTCATCGAACCCTGACCTTTGGCCCGTTTCGCTGAGGACGGACCGACTTGTCCTGCGCCCCATTGAGCGCGGTGACGTCGCCGCCCTGTCGCGGCTCTGGACGGACACCGAGGTGCGCCGCCATCTCGGCGGGCCCGTGACCGGGGAGACCCTTCGGGCCCGCGAGGAGGGGTGCGTCGCGGCTTTCGGTGCGTTCAGCGTGGTCCTGGCCTCGGACATGTCCATGGTCGGTCTGGTGTCGGTGGAACCTTGCTCGCCCCGAGGCGGCCGGACGGAGGTGTCGTATCAGCTGCTGCCAGAGCGCTGGGGCTGTGGGTATGGCCGTGAGGCGGTCGCCGCCGCGATGTCCTGGGCGCTGGACAAAGTCACATCCCAGCAGTCTGAGGTCGTCGCCGTCACCCAGAAGGCCAACGAGCGTTCACGCCGGCTGCTTGAGTCCATCGGGATGCGACTGGTCGATGCGTTCGTGGAGTGGGGCGCGGAGCAGGTCATGTACTCCATGGACCGAACGGGTCCTGGCGGCCCGGCATTGACGGCAATTCGGGGATACGGGCCGCCATCAGGGAGATCACGGGCTTCGACCGGCCCGATCACGTGA
- a CDS encoding YihY/virulence factor BrkB family protein, producing the protein MTRLPNQGQGSDGDRADTERNADAGPDEQIEERAPDQPSDLSTRSWRAVLRGTVREFRNDELADRAAALTYYGVLALFPALLVLVSVLGLAGESTTQRVLENVQQLTPGSARDVIKDAVEQLQGRSGVGSLMAIVGLVVALWSASGYVAAFIRSANAVYDMPEGRPVWKVLPLRLALTVTLMVLACGSALIIVFTGSLARKVGTALGIGDSALTVWSIAKWPVLVVLVTIMIALLYWAAPNAKGRGFRWLTPGSLLALMIWMLASAGFAFYVANFASYNKTYGTVAGVIVFLVWLWITNLAILLGLEFDAELARQRAIAGGLPKDEEPYVRPRDTRAWSDQDRRRLEQ; encoded by the coding sequence ATGACACGCCTACCGAACCAAGGCCAGGGCAGCGACGGTGACCGTGCCGACACCGAACGGAACGCCGACGCGGGGCCGGACGAGCAGATCGAGGAGCGGGCCCCGGACCAGCCCTCGGACCTGTCCACACGTTCCTGGAGGGCAGTACTGCGCGGCACGGTCAGGGAGTTCCGGAACGACGAGCTGGCCGATCGCGCCGCGGCCCTGACCTACTACGGCGTACTTGCGCTCTTCCCCGCCCTCCTGGTTCTCGTGTCTGTGCTGGGCCTGGCCGGTGAGTCGACGACCCAGCGGGTCTTGGAAAACGTGCAGCAGCTGACTCCCGGCTCCGCCCGGGACGTGATCAAAGACGCGGTCGAGCAGCTGCAGGGCCGCAGCGGCGTCGGATCGCTGATGGCGATCGTCGGCCTCGTCGTGGCGCTGTGGTCCGCCTCCGGCTACGTGGCCGCGTTCATCCGTTCCGCGAACGCCGTCTACGACATGCCCGAAGGCCGCCCGGTGTGGAAGGTGCTGCCGCTGCGCCTGGCGCTCACCGTCACGCTGATGGTCCTTGCGTGTGGCAGTGCGCTGATCATCGTCTTCACCGGCAGCCTGGCGCGGAAAGTGGGCACCGCCCTGGGAATCGGTGACAGTGCGTTGACGGTGTGGTCGATCGCGAAATGGCCGGTCCTGGTCGTCCTCGTCACGATCATGATCGCGCTCCTGTACTGGGCCGCACCGAACGCCAAGGGCCGCGGATTCAGGTGGCTGACGCCAGGCAGTCTCCTGGCTCTGATGATCTGGATGCTCGCCTCGGCCGGATTCGCTTTCTACGTCGCGAACTTCGCCTCCTACAACAAGACCTACGGCACCGTCGCGGGTGTCATCGTCTTCCTGGTCTGGCTGTGGATCACCAACCTTGCGATTCTCCTCGGACTGGAATTCGACGCGGAACTGGCCCGCCAGCGCGCGATCGCTGGAGGGCTACCCAAGGACGAGGAGCCCTACGTCCGTCCCCGCGACACCCGCGCGTGGAGCGACCAGGACCGCCGCCGCTTGGAGCAGTGA
- a CDS encoding phage holin family protein: protein MSTVERQTRIPDESVSVLVSRASQQISELVREEIQLARAEMAQKGKRFGKGGGLFGAAGLIGILAAQALIATCIAALALVLPVWASALILTAALAVVAAVTAMAGKKQIADAGAPVPEQTIDSVKADLAEIKEKGQR, encoded by the coding sequence ATGAGCACGGTAGAGCGGCAGACCCGCATCCCCGATGAATCCGTGAGCGTGCTGGTTTCGCGCGCTTCCCAGCAAATTTCGGAGCTGGTCCGCGAGGAGATACAGCTGGCCCGGGCAGAAATGGCTCAGAAGGGGAAACGCTTCGGGAAGGGCGGCGGCCTCTTCGGCGCGGCGGGCCTGATCGGAATCCTGGCAGCTCAGGCCCTGATTGCAACCTGCATCGCCGCCCTCGCGTTGGTACTCCCAGTGTGGGCATCGGCACTGATCCTCACGGCGGCACTGGCGGTGGTTGCTGCAGTGACTGCGATGGCCGGGAAGAAGCAGATCGCCGATGCCGGCGCCCCCGTCCCGGAGCAGACCATCGACAGCGTCAAGGCCGACCTGGCCGAGATCAAGGAGAAGGGGCAGCGATGA
- a CDS encoding DUF3618 domain-containing protein, with product MTNEPRTNTGSPTPDELREQIERTRDELGQTVEALAGKADVTAQAKEKTSAVRERAAEKTALVADQIRVKTEHAVQLVKDTTPEPVLDNLGQVARAGRANRKPLLVAGAVLVVFLLVRRSRVRR from the coding sequence ATGACGAACGAACCCCGAACCAATACCGGCTCGCCCACCCCCGATGAGCTGCGCGAGCAGATAGAGCGCACCCGCGACGAACTCGGGCAGACGGTGGAGGCGCTGGCGGGCAAGGCCGACGTCACGGCACAGGCGAAGGAGAAGACATCCGCTGTCAGAGAACGGGCCGCCGAGAAGACCGCCCTGGTCGCCGACCAGATCCGCGTGAAGACCGAGCATGCCGTGCAGCTGGTGAAGGACACGACACCCGAGCCGGTTCTCGACAATCTCGGCCAGGTCGCGAGGGCGGGACGCGCCAACCGCAAGCCGCTGCTCGTTGCCGGCGCTGTTCTGGTCGTCTTCCTGCTGGTGCGGCGCAGCCGCGTACGCCGATGA
- a CDS encoding DUF4235 domain-containing protein, producing MKASKIAYKPVGLALGAFSGMIAGAAFKQVWKIVEGEGDAPSATDEDRSWKQILIAAAVQGAIFAVVKAAVDRSGAVATRRVTGTWPG from the coding sequence ATGAAAGCGTCCAAGATCGCCTACAAGCCGGTCGGTCTGGCTCTGGGCGCCTTCAGCGGCATGATCGCGGGTGCCGCGTTCAAGCAGGTGTGGAAGATCGTCGAAGGCGAAGGCGACGCCCCCAGCGCTACGGACGAAGACCGGTCCTGGAAGCAGATCCTGATCGCCGCCGCTGTCCAGGGCGCGATCTTCGCCGTGGTCAAGGCCGCTGTCGACCGCTCGGGTGCCGTGGCCACGCGTCGTGTGACGGGCACCTGGCCGGGCTGA
- a CDS encoding CDGSH iron-sulfur domain-containing protein encodes MPSPSDRGPRSVSTAVPVRRVSVDPLGPVLVEGPVEIVLDDGTVARSDRFMVAVCTCRRSRIYPWCDTSHRHRERVDSPPEDRTPR; translated from the coding sequence GTGCCCAGTCCCTCTGACCGCGGCCCGCGCTCGGTTTCCACGGCGGTGCCCGTCCGCCGGGTGTCCGTGGATCCGCTGGGCCCGGTCCTGGTCGAGGGGCCGGTCGAGATCGTCCTGGACGACGGGACGGTCGCCCGCTCGGACCGCTTCATGGTCGCGGTGTGCACCTGCCGCCGCAGCCGTATTTACCCCTGGTGCGACACCAGCCACCGCCACCGCGAGCGAGTCGACTCGCCGCCCGAGGACAGGACCCCGAGATGA
- a CDS encoding iron-containing redox enzyme family protein, with the protein MIPHSPGATATAAGPRLVEERGELSGAVTQALQSGGPPVYATGSVLRADPWGEDLQLALYLLYELHYRGFDGVDDGREWDPDLLRLRQALETRVLSALRTELSDAPRSVEEAFAPLLVEPVDLSGSLSHHLETEGALWQLREYAALRSLYHLKEADPHAWVIPRLTGRAKAAMVAIEYDEFGAGRADRIHAQLFADLLTDLGLDPAYGCYLGRAPAPLLATVNLMSLFGLHRALRGALVGHFACVEVTSSPGSRRLARALRRCGAGPAAEHFYAEHVEADAVHEQVVRHEVIGGLLADEPRLEADIAFGCAATVLLEDRLATHIREAWDQGRSALRWPLPGP; encoded by the coding sequence ATGATCCCTCACAGCCCGGGAGCGACGGCGACCGCCGCCGGCCCCCGCCTCGTCGAGGAGCGGGGCGAGTTGTCCGGGGCCGTGACACAGGCCCTGCAGTCGGGCGGCCCTCCGGTGTACGCCACCGGGTCCGTGCTGAGGGCGGACCCGTGGGGTGAGGACCTCCAGCTCGCGCTTTACCTGCTGTACGAACTGCACTACCGCGGCTTCGACGGCGTGGACGACGGGCGGGAATGGGATCCGGACCTGCTGCGGCTGCGCCAAGCCCTGGAAACCCGCGTCCTCTCCGCCTTGCGCACAGAGCTGTCCGACGCTCCCCGGTCGGTCGAGGAGGCATTCGCCCCGCTCCTTGTCGAGCCTGTTGACCTCTCCGGGAGCCTCAGCCACCATCTCGAAACCGAGGGCGCCCTGTGGCAGTTGCGTGAGTACGCGGCCCTTCGCTCCCTCTACCACCTCAAGGAGGCGGACCCGCACGCCTGGGTGATCCCCCGGCTCACAGGACGGGCCAAGGCTGCCATGGTCGCCATTGAGTACGACGAGTTCGGCGCCGGCCGCGCCGACCGCATCCACGCACAGCTCTTCGCGGACCTCCTGACCGACCTCGGGCTGGATCCCGCGTACGGCTGCTACCTGGGCCGGGCCCCGGCACCCCTGCTTGCGACCGTGAACCTGATGTCCCTATTCGGTCTCCACCGCGCCCTGCGCGGCGCTCTCGTCGGCCACTTCGCCTGCGTGGAGGTCACCTCGTCGCCCGGGTCCAGGCGCCTGGCCAGGGCGCTGCGGCGCTGCGGGGCCGGTCCGGCAGCCGAACATTTCTACGCCGAGCACGTGGAGGCCGACGCCGTCCACGAACAGGTTGTCCGCCACGAGGTCATCGGGGGCCTGTTGGCGGACGAGCCCCGCCTCGAGGCGGACATCGCCTTCGGGTGCGCGGCGACGGTCCTGCTGGAGGACCGCCTCGCGACTCACATCCGGGAGGCCTGGGATCAGGGGCGTAGCGCGTTGCGTTGGCCCCTGCCGGGGCCGTGA
- a CDS encoding protealysin inhibitor emfourin yields MLITVTRSGGFAGFEKLRALNTSGRADAADLEELAQQAVAPVADGFHYRITVDDEVLDLQDPCLSDAQRALIRTVLDEGA; encoded by the coding sequence ATGCTGATCACGGTCACCCGCTCCGGAGGCTTCGCCGGCTTCGAGAAGCTCCGCGCACTCAACACCTCGGGCCGCGCGGACGCGGCGGATCTGGAGGAACTCGCGCAACAGGCCGTCGCCCCCGTGGCCGACGGCTTCCACTACCGGATCACCGTCGACGACGAGGTGCTCGACCTCCAGGACCCCTGCCTCTCCGACGCCCAACGAGCACTGATCCGCACCGTCCTCGACGAAGGCGCCTGA
- a CDS encoding pyridoxamine 5'-phosphate oxidase family protein, with product MALSRTEREQFLAEPHIAALSVSAGGDRAPLTVPIWYHYSPGGDIWIMTGRDSRKAELIESAGRFSLMVDRVEPTIRYVSVEGPVVSTVPAVREQLVWISSRYLPAAKVDDYVDDAWKNHGEQVVIHMRPSRWVSSDLGQV from the coding sequence ATGGCACTGTCCCGGACCGAGCGGGAGCAGTTCCTCGCCGAACCCCACATCGCCGCCCTCTCCGTGAGCGCGGGCGGTGACCGCGCACCGCTGACGGTACCGATCTGGTACCACTACTCCCCCGGCGGCGACATCTGGATCATGACCGGCCGCGACTCCCGCAAGGCCGAACTGATCGAGTCCGCAGGCCGGTTCAGCCTGATGGTCGACCGCGTAGAGCCGACGATCCGGTACGTGTCGGTCGAAGGCCCGGTCGTCTCGACCGTACCGGCGGTGCGCGAGCAACTGGTGTGGATTTCCTCGCGGTACCTGCCGGCTGCGAAGGTGGACGACTACGTCGACGACGCCTGGAAGAACCACGGCGAGCAGGTCGTGATCCACATGCGTCCGTCACGATGGGTGAGTTCGGACCTCGGCCAGGTGTAG
- a CDS encoding O-methyltransferase: MDRLDAAGGSEAESSVSLTFDREMSASEVERIKRSLGARTALQVPTAVSAAYGRARRVGFAKSSRPEVGALMAVLAAAVPAGGRILELGTGAGVGLAWVAHGLRSRSDVEVVSVEVDRNMSELVSSAGWPDWVSLVVGDAREVIPTLGTFDLAFLDIPGELKASVLDDAITALRPGGQLLIDDMNPYWRKFRKPVDGCDPEQLLEDPRVVCALLQYSSGMILVSRLRD; the protein is encoded by the coding sequence ATGGACCGGTTGGACGCTGCCGGCGGGTCGGAAGCGGAGTCGAGTGTCAGTCTGACCTTCGATCGGGAGATGTCGGCGTCAGAGGTCGAGCGGATCAAGCGCAGCCTGGGCGCCCGCACGGCCTTGCAAGTGCCCACCGCCGTGAGCGCCGCCTACGGGCGGGCGCGGCGGGTGGGCTTCGCCAAGTCCTCCCGTCCCGAGGTGGGCGCGTTGATGGCCGTGCTGGCGGCAGCGGTTCCTGCCGGCGGGCGCATTCTCGAGCTGGGTACAGGAGCCGGTGTCGGACTCGCATGGGTCGCACACGGGCTGCGCAGCCGCAGCGACGTCGAGGTGGTCAGTGTCGAGGTCGACAGGAACATGTCCGAGCTGGTGTCGAGCGCGGGCTGGCCTGACTGGGTGTCATTGGTCGTCGGCGATGCCCGGGAGGTCATCCCGACCCTGGGAACCTTCGACCTGGCGTTCCTGGACATCCCGGGAGAGTTGAAGGCCTCGGTGCTTGATGACGCCATCACCGCGTTGAGGCCCGGTGGGCAGTTGCTCATCGACGACATGAACCCGTACTGGCGCAAGTTTCGCAAACCCGTCGATGGATGCGATCCCGAGCAACTGCTCGAAGACCCTCGCGTGGTGTGCGCCCTGCTCCAGTACTCGAGCGGAATGATTCTCGTCTCGCGCCTGCGTGACTGA